A single window of Narcine bancroftii isolate sNarBan1 chromosome 1, sNarBan1.hap1, whole genome shotgun sequence DNA harbors:
- the slc35c1 gene encoding GDP-fucose transporter 1: MSVTSLRRSHILKMALSNLEQGSSESFALKAVKITCVVAVYWFVSITMIFVNKYLLASPALQLDAPLFVICFQCMVTVVLCFLLNTVATLCPRLLEFPAIGFNPKVSREVLPLSMVFIGMITFNNLCLKNVGVAFYNVGRSLTTVFNVLLSYALLKQTTSFRAILCCGIIIGGFCLGINQEGVTGSLSWTGVLFGVLASLCVSLNAIYTKKVLPAVDGSIWRLTYYNNVNACILFIPLIAITGELRVLYHFDKFSNYGFWAIMVLGGVFGFAIGYVTGLQIKFTSPLTHNVSGTAKACVQTVLAVSYYEEVKTLLWWTSNLLVLFGSFAYTWVKGVEMKKVQEQTLNKNLEKSEAKV, from the exons ATGAGTGTTACTTCCTTGAGGCGATCCCATATCCTCAAAATGGCGTTGTCCAACTTGGAGCAGGGCAGTTCCGAGTCGTTTGCTCTGAAGGCGGTGAAAATCACCTGCGTGGTGGCCGTGTACTGGTTCGTATCGATCACCATGATCTTTGTTAACAAATACCTGCTGGCCAGCCCGGCTCTGCAACTGGACGCGCCCCTCTTTGTCATTTGCTTCCAGTGTATGGTCACGGTGGTACTCTGTTTCCTCCTCAACACGGTGGCTACGCTGTGCCCCCGGCTGCTGGAATTCCCGGCCATTGGCTTCAACCCAAAGGTATCCCGGGAGGTCCTGCCGCTCTCCATGGTCTTTATTGGAATGATCACTTTCAACAACCTGTGCCTCAAGAACGTGGGGGTGGCTTTCTATAACGTTGGTCGTTCCCTGACCACCGTCTTCAACGTCCTATTGTCCTATGCATTGTTGAAGCAGACCACTTCATTTCGAGCTATACTGTGCTGTGGTATAATCATAG GTGGATTTTGTCTGGGAATAAATCAGGAGGGAGTGACAGGCAGTCTGTCATGGACTGGAGTGCTCTTTGGTGTCTTGgccagtttgtgtgtgtctctgaaTGCTATTTACACAAAGAAAGTTCTACCAGCTGTGGACGGCAGTATCTGGAGACTAACGTACTACAATAATGTCAACGCCTGCATATTGTTCATTCCATTGATAGCAATCACTGGGGAACTGAGAGTACTGTACCACTTTGACAAATTCAGCAATTATGGTTTTTGGGCAATTATGGTTTTAGGGGGTGTGTTTGGTTTTGCCATCGGATATGTCACAGGACTACAGATAAAATTCACCAGTCCACTGACCCACAATGTCTCTGGAACGGCCAAGGCTTGTGTACAAACAGTTTTGGCTGTGTCATACTATGAAGAGGTCAAGACCCTTCTCTGGTGGACTAGTAACCTGCTGGTCCTCTTTGGTTCCTTTGCCTACACCTGGGTGAAAGGAGTGGAAATGAAGAAAGTGCAGGAACAGACATTAAACAAAAACCTCGAGAAGAGTGAAGCAAAAGTCTGA